The following are encoded in a window of Brevibacillus sp. DP1.3A genomic DNA:
- the cbpB gene encoding cyclic-di-AMP-binding protein CbpB, producing MNQEIPLLHIPIKDLIIASTKVAHVQLGNSLEHTLLVLIKSGYSAVPVLDHQYRLHGLISTNMIMNKTLGLERFETERMSEHIVDDVMDTKVPRLRDTDEFLKALEVSINHPFVCIEDDEHYFQGILTRKSILALVYRHFRNLPFPLAADQQQPAES from the coding sequence ATGAATCAAGAGATCCCTTTGTTACATATTCCGATCAAAGATCTCATAATCGCGTCCACAAAGGTCGCACATGTGCAGTTAGGTAATTCGCTTGAGCACACCCTTCTAGTACTAATCAAGTCCGGCTATTCAGCCGTTCCTGTACTGGATCATCAGTATCGTTTGCATGGGTTAATCAGCACGAATATGATCATGAATAAGACTCTAGGTCTGGAACGCTTTGAGACCGAGCGTATGTCCGAACATATTGTAGATGACGTGATGGATACGAAGGTCCCTCGATTGCGTGACACCGATGAATTTTTGAAAGCATTGGAAGTGTCCATTAATCACCCTTTCGTCTGCATTGAAGACGACGAGCACTATTTCCAAGGAATCTTGACTCGAAAATCGATATTGGCTTTGGTATATCGTCACTTTCGCAATCTGCCCTTTCCTTTGGCTGCTGACCAACAACAGCCGGCAGAATCGTAG
- a CDS encoding acyltransferase, which yields MNSNRKGTFQDLNALFVFGALTVLMIHILSFFLSNEKTYPWNSDLQAVLIILLKFGRSLFIFATGMLLFYWYQNRQLDWRAFWKKRWRAVIFPYVIWTAIFTYFKHQTFDPAVLVGPFFDSLFTGSSFYHLYYIPLYLQLCLLFCLIKSWIERYLNFRWIIALFIGQAGLYVLYHYLFIKPLWAIDWAANPFLSLIKHSYVYGQHYVFMYVFTFALGAYAGMNVDKWRTWVKRLQIPSIVVMASAAVWMAYSYLSGSKSYYESMNIFEPLYLVYTLCVIISFYPASSYLGKLPTLGPWLARLAKQNMAIYLVHPLILFLLQSYVIHRLGWSTPSIVLGMFVITPPLCIFLYELTTMSFWFNRKKRVEAKPIFKNQTYKA from the coding sequence ATGAATAGCAATCGAAAGGGGACGTTTCAGGATCTGAATGCCCTTTTTGTTTTTGGGGCTCTTACTGTCTTGATGATTCACATCCTCAGTTTTTTTCTCTCAAATGAGAAGACGTATCCGTGGAATAGTGATTTACAAGCCGTTCTAATCATCTTGTTAAAATTCGGTCGCTCTTTGTTTATATTTGCAACTGGAATGCTGCTGTTTTACTGGTATCAGAACCGACAATTGGATTGGCGTGCTTTCTGGAAAAAACGCTGGCGCGCGGTTATTTTTCCTTACGTAATTTGGACGGCCATCTTCACCTATTTTAAACACCAAACCTTTGACCCGGCCGTGCTGGTAGGACCGTTTTTCGATAGTCTGTTTACGGGTAGCTCATTCTACCACCTGTATTACATTCCGCTTTACTTGCAACTGTGCTTGTTGTTTTGCCTGATCAAATCGTGGATAGAACGGTACTTGAACTTCCGCTGGATCATCGCCCTATTTATTGGACAAGCTGGTCTGTACGTTCTCTACCATTATTTGTTTATCAAGCCTTTATGGGCCATTGATTGGGCTGCAAACCCATTCCTGTCCCTCATAAAGCATAGTTATGTTTACGGACAGCATTATGTTTTCATGTACGTATTTACTTTTGCACTCGGCGCTTATGCCGGGATGAATGTGGATAAATGGCGGACGTGGGTGAAACGCCTTCAAATACCTTCTATCGTTGTGATGGCAAGTGCAGCCGTATGGATGGCGTACAGCTATCTTTCCGGCTCCAAAAGCTATTACGAGAGCATGAATATTTTCGAACCGCTTTACTTGGTGTACACACTCTGTGTGATTATCAGCTTTTACCCTGCATCCAGTTATCTCGGCAAACTGCCTACACTCGGTCCTTGGCTTGCCCGGTTAGCCAAACAAAATATGGCTATCTACTTGGTTCATCCGTTGATCTTGTTCTTACTGCAGAGCTACGTCATTCATCGACTAGGCTGGTCAACACCGTCAATAGTTCTCGGCATGTTCGTGATTACACCGCCACTGTGCATTTTCCTTTACGAGTTGACGACGATGTCCTTTTGGTTCAATCGGAAAAAACGGGTGGAAGCAAAACCGATTTTCAAAAATCAAACGTATAAAGCGTAA
- a CDS encoding lipoate--protein ligase family protein → MSFSVNQPFRWMDSGTYQDSPLEPLIRDEALAASMQFESASPVIHLWVYDQALYLGRRDAKLPHLQQALREFGQDGFGCVLRSSGGACVPLDAGVLNMACLLPDTSISIDSFFSFVAQLLDVGLRDYGKLEFGEVKGSYCAGEYDFSIHGKKIGGMAQRRTRHGSILQLCINVDDRPRGEWMERFYHLAGLDEMQSHKPIPSINASTVGSIASLTGKLATIDDVKARLLETIRSEWAVSPTPFYVQNELVTESRHHLSQRLHLFSYTAKELAAPDWHLPE, encoded by the coding sequence ATGTCATTTTCTGTTAATCAACCGTTTCGTTGGATGGACTCCGGTACCTACCAGGATAGTCCACTTGAGCCTTTAATCCGTGATGAAGCGTTGGCAGCCAGCATGCAATTTGAATCTGCATCCCCTGTGATTCATCTCTGGGTGTACGATCAGGCGCTGTATCTCGGCCGCAGAGACGCCAAGCTTCCTCATCTCCAACAAGCCTTGCGTGAATTCGGTCAAGATGGCTTTGGTTGTGTTCTTCGCTCGTCTGGTGGAGCTTGTGTTCCGCTTGATGCTGGCGTACTCAATATGGCTTGTTTATTGCCTGACACTTCGATTTCCATTGACTCCTTCTTCTCGTTTGTAGCCCAGCTTCTTGATGTGGGCCTGCGCGATTACGGGAAGCTGGAATTTGGAGAAGTGAAGGGTTCCTACTGTGCAGGGGAATACGATTTTTCCATTCACGGTAAAAAAATCGGAGGTATGGCACAAAGACGCACGCGACACGGTTCTATTTTGCAGTTATGCATTAACGTAGATGATCGGCCACGAGGGGAATGGATGGAACGCTTTTACCATCTCGCAGGCTTGGATGAAATGCAAAGTCATAAGCCAATTCCTTCCATCAATGCTTCTACTGTTGGCAGTATTGCGAGTTTGACTGGAAAATTGGCCACTATAGATGATGTGAAAGCACGTCTATTGGAGACAATTCGTTCTGAGTGGGCTGTATCACCTACCCCCTTTTATGTGCAAAATGAGTTAGTGACAGAGTCGAGGCATCATTTGTCGCAACGATTACACTTATTTTCTTATACCGCAAAAGAACTGGCCGCACCTGACTGGCACTTACCCGAATAA
- a CDS encoding S-layer homology domain-containing protein, giving the protein MKRALAVFLSVLMFLTVIPVVGAASTPSFSDVPRSHWAYKEITEMAAKGIIKGYDNRTFRPNNEVTRAEFAKIMIAAADVDINKRYVDQTFKDVPRHHWAFLYVEYAKPYLTGYKSGSTYTYKPDQAAVREDIAVALVRLLGYDQKYKADLNQLKKFRDYDDISSALRPYIAIAIQTDLMKGYNGNFRPQDPITRAEAASLLYRAILDRDDDDEIKIVFPTPGQPQPQPEPERLNISDSFSDSKLKNWDTDKATGNWEVASKQVTAESDDDDLDHYFLPLNWNESDKVKKYELSVDVNVVGSEGLGGLYFNGKDGKANVVFVQKDRVVLGKVNDVEEDDIDIITSSSYKLKSSNRLKVEVNENTVSIYLNDQYLFGQQYVKQEGTKLGLYLQEEATENAPRKTTYLDNFSFKETK; this is encoded by the coding sequence ATGAAAAGAGCACTAGCCGTATTTTTGTCGGTGTTGATGTTCTTAACGGTTATCCCAGTCGTCGGTGCCGCTTCCACTCCTTCGTTCTCAGACGTTCCACGTAGCCATTGGGCATACAAGGAAATTACGGAGATGGCGGCAAAAGGGATCATCAAAGGGTACGACAATCGGACATTTAGACCGAACAATGAAGTTACCCGCGCCGAATTTGCCAAGATTATGATCGCAGCAGCAGATGTAGATATAAACAAACGCTACGTCGACCAAACCTTTAAGGATGTACCGCGTCATCACTGGGCATTTCTGTATGTGGAATACGCCAAGCCTTACTTGACTGGTTACAAATCCGGCTCCACCTACACGTATAAGCCAGATCAAGCTGCAGTACGTGAAGACATTGCTGTCGCATTGGTACGCCTGTTGGGCTACGATCAAAAGTACAAAGCCGACCTGAATCAATTGAAAAAGTTCCGTGATTACGACGATATTTCGTCAGCTCTACGTCCGTATATTGCGATCGCGATCCAAACTGATCTGATGAAAGGATACAATGGCAATTTCCGTCCACAAGATCCGATTACTCGTGCGGAAGCTGCTTCTCTGCTCTATCGTGCTATTTTGGATCGTGACGATGATGATGAGATCAAAATTGTATTCCCTACCCCTGGTCAACCACAGCCTCAGCCAGAACCAGAGCGACTCAATATCAGCGACTCCTTCTCTGATTCCAAATTGAAAAACTGGGATACAGACAAAGCGACAGGAAACTGGGAGGTCGCTAGCAAACAAGTGACAGCGGAATCCGATGACGATGATCTAGATCACTACTTCCTGCCACTTAATTGGAATGAGTCTGACAAAGTTAAGAAATACGAATTGAGCGTTGATGTCAATGTCGTTGGCAGTGAAGGTTTAGGAGGCCTTTACTTCAACGGCAAAGACGGAAAAGCCAATGTTGTATTCGTCCAAAAAGATCGCGTTGTTTTAGGTAAAGTGAATGATGTCGAAGAAGACGATATTGACATCATTACTTCTAGCTCCTACAAGCTGAAATCCAGCAATCGCTTAAAAGTAGAAGTTAACGAGAACACTGTTTCCATTTACCTGAACGATCAATACTTGTTCGGTCAACAGTATGTGAAACAAGAAGGCACAAAGCTCGGTCTGTACCTGCAAGAAGAGGCAACTGAAAACGCGCCTCGCAAAACGACCTATCTGGACAATTTCTCCTTCAAGGAGACCAAATAA
- a CDS encoding HAD family hydrolase, whose translation MVRACLFDLDGTLLDRERSLDAFLARQYKRTRPLQKRMSLNAFMSRFHELDQRGYVWKDVVYQTIVEESTIEEVTSVFLLEEYVQLFWQDCLAFTGVVETLQILRQSGMKLGIITNGHSEFQMKNLNAIGIEAFFHAILISEREGVSKPESIIFERALDRMGVKASEAVYVGDHPVNDVQGARAVGMKAVWKRDMFWGDNVEADAIIDEIPQLITILGEWREK comes from the coding sequence ATGGTAAGGGCATGCTTGTTTGACTTGGATGGAACGCTTTTGGATCGGGAACGGTCGTTGGATGCATTTTTGGCACGACAATATAAACGTACACGGCCGCTCCAGAAAAGAATGTCACTGAATGCGTTCATGTCCCGTTTTCATGAGCTGGACCAGCGTGGGTATGTGTGGAAAGACGTTGTCTATCAGACCATCGTGGAAGAGTCAACGATCGAAGAGGTTACTTCTGTATTTTTATTAGAAGAATACGTACAGCTATTCTGGCAGGACTGTCTGGCATTTACAGGCGTAGTTGAAACACTTCAGATTTTACGCCAATCGGGTATGAAGCTAGGGATCATTACGAATGGACACAGTGAGTTTCAAATGAAAAACTTGAATGCGATTGGAATTGAAGCATTTTTTCATGCCATTTTGATTTCGGAGCGGGAAGGGGTGTCCAAGCCAGAGTCAATCATATTTGAAAGAGCGCTGGACCGGATGGGAGTGAAAGCGAGTGAAGCGGTATATGTGGGGGATCACCCGGTTAACGATGTACAAGGTGCGCGTGCGGTAGGGATGAAGGCAGTTTGGAAGCGGGACATGTTTTGGGGGGATAACGTGGAGGCAGACGCTATCATCGATGAAATTCCCCAACTGATCACGATCCTAGGAGAGTGGCGAGAAAAATAG
- the miaB gene encoding tRNA (N6-isopentenyl adenosine(37)-C2)-methylthiotransferase MiaB: protein MKETKEATVDLKSDKSPKKTEDYAKYFQAPSLKDAKKRGKEEILVHYDFNIPEDMQNIGKGKRYHVRTYGCQMNEHDSETISGILQAMGYTSSDSVEDADVILFNTCAIRENAEDKVFGELGHMKRLKNNNPNLILGVCGCMSQEEKVVKKILKSYQQVDLIFGTHNIHRLPELLRDAMFSKEMVIEVWSKEGDIVENMPKLREGNTKGWVNIMYGCDKFCTYCIVPYTRGKERSRRPEDVIAEVRDLARQGFKEIMLLGQNVNAYGKDFEDIEYGFGDLMDEVRKIDIPRVRFTTSHPRDFDDHLIEVLAKGGNLVEQIHLPVQSGSTEVLKRMARKYSREHYLELVRKIKDAIPNVSLSTDIIVGFPGETDEQFEDTISMVEEVKYEFAYTFIYSPREGTPAAVMEDNVPMEVKKARLYRLNEVLARIALEQNKKLQDQVVEVLVEGESRTNAEVLAGRTRTNKLVHFTGDKSLIGQYVHIKITDAKTWTLHGELVSKVEV from the coding sequence ATGAAGGAAACGAAAGAGGCGACTGTGGACTTAAAATCCGATAAGTCTCCAAAGAAAACGGAAGACTATGCGAAATACTTCCAGGCCCCCTCTCTGAAAGATGCGAAAAAGCGTGGTAAGGAAGAGATTTTAGTCCATTACGATTTTAATATCCCAGAAGACATGCAGAACATCGGAAAAGGAAAGCGTTATCATGTTCGTACGTATGGCTGCCAAATGAACGAGCATGATTCGGAGACGATTTCTGGTATCTTGCAGGCAATGGGCTATACCTCCTCTGACTCTGTCGAAGATGCGGATGTCATCCTATTTAACACCTGTGCGATCCGCGAAAATGCAGAGGATAAAGTATTTGGAGAGCTTGGCCACATGAAGCGGCTCAAGAATAACAATCCGAATCTGATCCTCGGTGTTTGCGGCTGTATGTCCCAAGAAGAGAAAGTCGTCAAGAAAATCCTGAAAAGCTACCAGCAGGTTGACTTGATTTTTGGAACGCACAATATTCACCGATTGCCAGAACTGTTGCGCGATGCGATGTTCAGCAAAGAAATGGTGATTGAGGTTTGGTCCAAAGAAGGCGATATCGTCGAAAATATGCCGAAGCTCCGCGAAGGAAACACCAAGGGCTGGGTTAACATCATGTACGGCTGTGACAAATTCTGTACGTACTGTATCGTGCCGTATACCCGCGGAAAAGAGCGCAGTCGACGCCCGGAAGATGTTATCGCAGAAGTGCGTGATCTCGCTCGCCAAGGCTTTAAGGAAATCATGCTTCTTGGACAAAACGTCAATGCGTATGGGAAAGATTTTGAGGATATCGAGTATGGTTTTGGAGACCTGATGGACGAGGTCCGCAAGATTGATATCCCGCGCGTGCGCTTCACGACAAGTCATCCGCGTGATTTTGACGACCACTTGATCGAGGTGCTGGCAAAGGGCGGCAACCTGGTGGAGCAAATCCATTTGCCTGTTCAATCCGGATCGACAGAAGTACTCAAGCGGATGGCGCGCAAATATTCGCGTGAGCATTATCTGGAGCTCGTTCGCAAAATCAAGGACGCGATCCCGAATGTCTCACTTTCTACCGATATTATTGTTGGCTTCCCAGGCGAAACCGATGAGCAGTTTGAAGATACCATTTCGATGGTGGAAGAGGTTAAGTATGAATTTGCGTATACCTTCATTTATTCCCCACGTGAAGGTACACCGGCCGCTGTCATGGAAGACAACGTTCCAATGGAAGTGAAAAAAGCGCGCTTATATCGACTCAATGAAGTGCTGGCTCGCATCGCACTGGAGCAGAACAAAAAACTGCAGGATCAGGTTGTCGAGGTACTGGTGGAAGGAGAATCGAGGACGAATGCGGAAGTGCTTGCGGGACGTACGCGTACGAACAAGCTGGTCCATTTCACCGGCGACAAATCCTTGATCGGACAGTATGTGCACATAAAAATTACAGATGCGAAAACGTGGACACTCCACGGAGAACTCGTATCCAAAGTTGAGGTGTAG
- a CDS encoding RicAFT regulatory complex protein RicA family protein, whose translation MEQTNVYTQNEILEKARELAAMIARTNEVDFFKRAELQIKHNERVQDLIDTLKQKQKQMVMFESINKPELVKKVEGEYNQLHEELDSIPIVTEFKQSQVDVNDLLQMVTNVITNTVSERIILDTGGNPLTGETGGGPEKKKSGGCCS comes from the coding sequence ATGGAACAAACAAACGTGTATACCCAGAATGAAATTCTTGAGAAAGCTCGCGAACTTGCAGCTATGATCGCGCGTACGAATGAAGTCGATTTCTTCAAACGTGCCGAACTGCAAATCAAGCACAATGAACGTGTGCAAGATTTAATTGATACATTAAAGCAGAAGCAAAAGCAAATGGTGATGTTTGAATCCATCAACAAGCCGGAACTGGTGAAAAAAGTGGAAGGCGAGTACAACCAATTGCATGAGGAGCTGGATTCCATTCCAATCGTTACGGAATTCAAGCAATCGCAGGTCGATGTGAACGATCTTTTGCAAATGGTCACGAACGTGATCACGAACACCGTTTCGGAGCGTATTATTTTGGATACAGGCGGAAACCCATTGACCGGAGAGACAGGTGGCGGGCCTGAAAAGAAAAAATCTGGCGGTTGCTGCTCCTAA
- the cotE gene encoding outer spore coat protein CotE, producing the protein MSGIDKDLQCRELIAKAVCGKGHKFSITTHTIIPSQTPSTILGCWIINTNFQAEKVGDAVEVSGTYDVNLWFSFANNTQTEVKRETVQFSVLVPLTFFDKNCRGDLEIVARAVEQPKCIKAELSGGGTITVRVESEYAVEVIGETKVCVVVCNSCDEKEFHLSDDFEDNSDEFDDFDSATLLDELD; encoded by the coding sequence ATGTCGGGTATAGACAAAGATCTACAGTGCCGGGAACTTATCGCGAAAGCAGTCTGCGGCAAAGGCCATAAATTTTCTATTACCACCCACACCATCATACCGTCGCAAACTCCTTCGACGATCCTCGGATGCTGGATTATAAACACGAACTTCCAAGCAGAGAAAGTCGGAGATGCCGTTGAAGTATCTGGTACGTATGACGTCAACCTGTGGTTTTCGTTTGCTAATAACACGCAAACCGAAGTCAAGCGGGAAACTGTTCAGTTCTCCGTACTCGTACCGCTTACGTTCTTCGACAAGAACTGCAGAGGCGATCTGGAAATCGTTGCACGCGCCGTGGAGCAACCGAAGTGCATAAAAGCGGAGTTAAGTGGTGGTGGCACAATCACAGTCAGAGTTGAAAGTGAATATGCAGTAGAGGTCATTGGGGAAACAAAGGTGTGCGTTGTTGTCTGCAATAGTTGTGATGAAAAAGAGTTTCATCTGAGTGACGACTTTGAAGATAACAGTGACGAGTTTGATGACTTTGATTCCGCTACGCTACTCGACGAGCTCGACTAA
- the mutS gene encoding DNA mismatch repair protein MutS — translation MAQYTPMIQQYLAIKKDYPDTFLFFRLGDFYELFFDDAILASRELEITLTGREGGGSERIPMCGVPHHAADGYIAELLRKGHKVAVCEQVEDPKEAKGVVRREVTRVITPGTMMEGKWLTDKENNYMAALAQVEGRTGVAACDMSTGEMYVTSLVGQAEAFLDEALQYRPKELVFFGLAVLPKTALPSTVVDAHQLDAFAVDSQYAEQAKGLDMSMRAAVNALLFYIGTTQKRSLAHMRLLKQYDAKQYLQMDGFSRRNLELTETIRDKTKKGSLLWLLDRTQTAMGGRLLRRWIERPLLSRDQLEARLSAVEALKGDMLLRSDLRTCLDRVYDLERLAGRISYGNANARDLIQLRMSLEAVPELKQYMIQTNTPVLMELAQGMDECTDIVNYLAHALVDDPPISVREGGMIRTGYDEYLDKLHTASREGKTWIAQLEQGEREATGIRSLKVGFNKVFGYYIEISKSNIANVPSGRYERKQTLANAERYITPELKEREALILEAEEKMIELEYQLFVAVRSEVAKHIPRLQNLAERIASVDVLQAFATVSDERGFIRPELVENGEYVITEGRHPVVEAVLEREKYVANDVEMDQTNRQVLLITGPNMAGKSTYMRQIALITVMAQIGCFVPAKQAKLAIVDQIFTRIGAADDLVGGHSTFMVEMLETRHALQKATAKSLILLDEIGRGTSTYDGMALAQAVIEYICQKIGAKTLFSTHYHELTGLAETLSGVVNVNARCEEREGKLLFLHKIEEGRADKSYGIHVAELAEMPTWVIERARSILTGLEANGNAGNGNAASDMQMSLETLWTAPVAAVREEPMQFTSAEEDSIMAELRELDLNSTTPMDAMMKLYAWKQQLKKR, via the coding sequence ATGGCTCAATATACCCCGATGATTCAACAGTATCTGGCTATCAAAAAAGATTATCCGGATACTTTCTTATTTTTTCGCTTAGGCGATTTTTATGAACTGTTTTTTGATGACGCCATTCTTGCGTCCCGTGAGCTGGAAATTACACTGACGGGACGTGAGGGTGGTGGTTCTGAGCGCATACCAATGTGTGGTGTTCCACATCATGCGGCAGATGGCTATATTGCAGAGCTACTGAGAAAAGGACATAAAGTAGCCGTTTGCGAGCAAGTCGAAGATCCAAAAGAAGCCAAAGGGGTCGTTCGCAGGGAAGTTACACGCGTCATTACCCCGGGAACGATGATGGAAGGCAAATGGCTGACGGATAAGGAAAACAATTACATGGCAGCGTTGGCCCAAGTAGAGGGGCGAACGGGTGTTGCTGCGTGTGATATGAGTACAGGCGAGATGTACGTGACGTCCTTGGTGGGACAGGCAGAGGCATTTCTGGATGAAGCCTTGCAATACCGCCCCAAGGAGCTCGTCTTTTTTGGCCTCGCTGTTTTGCCGAAGACAGCACTGCCATCTACTGTCGTGGATGCGCACCAACTGGACGCATTTGCGGTGGATAGTCAATATGCGGAGCAGGCAAAAGGGCTGGATATGTCCATGCGAGCGGCGGTCAATGCTCTCTTGTTCTACATAGGGACGACGCAAAAACGCAGTCTTGCCCATATGCGACTGTTAAAGCAGTACGATGCAAAGCAGTATCTACAAATGGACGGCTTTTCCAGACGTAATTTGGAATTGACAGAGACCATTCGCGATAAGACGAAAAAAGGCTCTCTGTTGTGGCTGTTGGATCGGACTCAAACCGCAATGGGTGGTCGTCTCTTGCGCAGATGGATTGAGCGTCCGTTGCTCAGTCGCGATCAGTTGGAGGCACGTCTGAGCGCTGTGGAAGCCTTGAAGGGTGACATGCTGCTTCGCTCCGATTTGCGGACTTGCTTGGATCGTGTCTATGATTTGGAGCGTCTGGCGGGCCGAATTTCCTACGGGAATGCGAACGCACGAGATCTCATTCAGCTGCGAATGTCTTTGGAAGCCGTACCAGAGCTGAAGCAGTATATGATCCAAACGAATACGCCGGTATTGATGGAACTGGCGCAAGGGATGGATGAGTGCACGGATATCGTCAACTATTTGGCTCATGCGCTCGTGGATGATCCCCCGATATCGGTTCGTGAAGGCGGAATGATTCGGACGGGATATGATGAGTACCTGGACAAGCTCCATACGGCAAGTCGTGAAGGGAAGACATGGATTGCACAATTGGAGCAGGGTGAACGAGAAGCGACAGGGATTCGTTCACTCAAAGTTGGCTTCAATAAGGTGTTTGGCTATTACATCGAAATATCGAAGTCCAATATCGCAAACGTTCCATCTGGGCGGTATGAGCGCAAGCAAACATTGGCCAATGCAGAGCGGTACATCACACCAGAGCTGAAGGAACGCGAAGCGCTCATTCTTGAAGCGGAAGAAAAGATGATTGAGCTGGAATACCAACTGTTCGTGGCTGTAAGAAGTGAAGTTGCGAAGCATATACCAAGATTGCAGAACCTCGCAGAGCGCATTGCATCTGTGGATGTTCTCCAGGCGTTTGCTACGGTAAGTGACGAGCGGGGCTTTATACGCCCTGAGCTTGTGGAAAACGGCGAATACGTCATTACAGAAGGGCGTCACCCAGTAGTAGAAGCCGTTCTGGAACGCGAAAAATACGTGGCAAATGACGTGGAGATGGATCAGACGAACCGTCAAGTTTTGCTCATTACGGGTCCAAATATGGCAGGTAAGAGTACGTACATGAGACAGATCGCCTTGATTACGGTGATGGCACAGATCGGTTGCTTCGTTCCGGCTAAACAGGCCAAGCTGGCGATTGTCGATCAGATCTTTACTCGGATTGGGGCAGCTGACGACCTGGTAGGTGGACACAGTACGTTTATGGTGGAAATGCTGGAGACCAGACACGCCTTGCAAAAAGCGACAGCGAAGAGCTTGATCCTGCTCGATGAAATTGGCCGCGGGACTTCGACGTACGATGGAATGGCGCTCGCACAAGCGGTCATTGAGTACATTTGCCAAAAAATCGGTGCCAAAACACTCTTCTCGACGCACTACCATGAGTTGACCGGGCTAGCAGAGACGTTGAGTGGTGTCGTGAATGTCAACGCTCGATGCGAAGAACGGGAAGGAAAGCTCCTGTTCCTTCACAAGATTGAAGAAGGACGAGCAGATAAAAGTTATGGAATCCATGTGGCTGAACTGGCTGAAATGCCGACCTGGGTCATTGAACGGGCGCGCAGTATCTTAACTGGGCTTGAAGCGAATGGAAATGCAGGGAATGGAAATGCAGCGAGTGACATGCAAATGTCGCTCGAAACGCTATGGACGGCACCAGTTGCTGCGGTGCGTGAAGAACCGATGCAGTTTACGTCGGCGGAGGAAGACTCGATTATGGCTGAACTGCGCGAGCTGGATTTGAATTCAACGACGCCAATGGACGCCATGATGAAGCTATATGCATGGAAACAGCAATTGAAAAAGCGATAG